The following proteins come from a genomic window of Alnus glutinosa chromosome 10, dhAlnGlut1.1, whole genome shotgun sequence:
- the LOC133879562 gene encoding uncharacterized protein LOC133879562 codes for MASLVGQLVFSLDNNGYKAWEDPSFIKWRKRDPHVTLHCHDSVEGSLKFWYERSKVDYVVANSAVWNDDAVNGALDSAAFWVKGLPFVKSLSGYWKFFLAPSPNRVPVNFHDNAYLDSEWETLPVPSNWQMHGFDQPIYTNIVYPFPLDPPSVPVDNPTGCYRTYFNVPKEWKGRRILLHFEAVDSAFCAWVNGVAVGYSQDSRLPAEFEITDYCYPCDSDSKNVLAVQVFRWSDGSYLEDQDHWWLSGIHRNVLLLAKPQVFIADYFFKSNLAENFSYADIQVEVKIDNSHETSKDTVLANYTIEAALYDTGSWYNCDGNADLLSSNVANIKLNPSTTSLGFHGYVLVGRIEMPRLWSAEQPNLYTLVVILKDASGHVVDCESCLVGIRQVSRAHKQLLVNGRPVIIRGVNRHEHHPRVGKTNIESCMVKDLVLMKQNNINAVRNSHYPQHPRWYELCNLFGMYMIDEANIETHGFDLSRHLKHPTSEPTWAAAMMDRVIGMVERDKNHACIISWSLGNEAGYGPNHSALAGWVRGRDFSRLLHYEGGGSRTPSTDIVCPMYMRVWDIVKIAKDPTETRPLILCEYSHAMGNSNGSLHEYWEAIDSTFGLQGGFIWDWVDQGLLKDSADGIKHWAYGGDFGDIPNDLNFCLNGIMWPDRTPHPAVHEVKYLYQPIKVSLEKGTLKVTNAQFFETTQGLEFSWAANGDGCELGTGVLSLPLIEPQSSFDIGWKSGPWYSLWDSSFAEEFFVTISVKLLQSTHWVEAGHIISSTQVQLPTKREIVPHVIKTTDATFLGEILGDTIIVSRQNFWEIKLNAQTGIIESWKVEGVTVMNKGILPCFWRAPTDNDKGGDANSYLSKWKAANIDSLLYITENCSIQNMTDSLVKIAVGFIAVPRGEKGSLAQLEKSNALFKIDMIYTIYGSGDVIVECNVKPNSSNLPPLPRVGLEFHLVKSMDKIKWYGKGPFECYPDRKAAAHVGVYEQKVDDMHVPYIVPGECSGRADVRWVTFQSKDGFGIYASIYGSSLPMQMSASYYTTAELDRATRNEELIKGDDIEVHLDHKHMGLGGDDSWSPTVHDQYLIPAVPYSFSIRLCPITQATSGHDIYKSQLQN; via the exons ATGGCCTCTTTGGTTGGGCAGCTGGTTTTTTCCTTGGATAATAATGGCTACAAGGCCTGGGAGGACCCATCTTTCATCAAGTGGAGGAAAAGGGACCCTCATGTCACTTTGCATTGCCATGATTCTGTTGAAG GATCACTTAAATTCTGGTATGAACGCAGCAAAGTGGATTATGTTGTTGCTAATTCTGCTGTTTGGAATGATGATGCTGTTAATGGAGCTCTTGATAGTGCTGCTTTTTGGGTCAAGGGCTTGCCATTCGTCAAGTCTTTGTCTGGCTACTGGAAGTTTTTCTTGGCTCCCAGTCCTAATCGTGTCCCTGTGAATTTTCATGACAATGCATATCTGGATTCTGAGTGGGAAACTTTGCCAG TTCCTTCAAATTGGCAGATGCATGGATTCGATCAGCCTATTTATACAAATATAGTATATCCTTTTCCACTGGATCCTCCATCTGTTCCTGTGGACAATCCCACTGGTTGCTACAGAACGTACTTCAATGTCCCTAAAGAATGGAAGG GTCGTAGGATTTTGTTGCACTTTGAAGCTGTCGATTCTGCCTTTTGTGCATGGGTAAATGGGGTTGCTGTAGGATATAG TCAGGATAGTAGACTACCTGCGGAGTTTGAAATCACTGATTATTGTTATCCTTGCGATTCGGACTCTAAGAATGTTCTAGCTGTTCAAGTATTTAGATGGAGTGATGGCTCTTATCTTGAAGATCAGGATCATTGGTGGCTATCTGGTATTCATCGTAATGTGCTTCTTCTAGCCAAGCCACAG GTTTTCATTGCtgactattttttcaaatcaaacctGGCAGAAAATTTTTCTTATGCAGATATACAG GTTGAAGTAAAAATAGACAACTCTCATGAAACATCAAAAGACACTGTTCTTGCGAACTACACTATAGAAGCTGCATTATATGACACTGGCAGCTGGTACAACTGTGATGGAAATGCTGATCTGCTTTCATCTAATGTGGCTAATATAAAGCTCAATCCATCTACCACAAGTCTAGGATTTCATGGCTATGTGCTTGTTGGGAGAATTGAAATGCCAAGGCTTTGGTCTGCGGAGCAA CCAAATCTGTACACACTAGTTGTTATCCTGAAAGATGCATCTGGCCATGTAGTTGACTGTGAATCGTGCCTAGTAGGCATAAGACAAGTATCTAGAGCCCATAAACAGCTACTCGTTAATGGGCGTCCAGTCATAATAAGAGGTGTGAACAGGCATGAACATCATCCACGGGTGGGGAAGACAAACATAGAGTCCTGCATGGTTAAG GATTTGGTTCTAATGAAGCAAAACAATATCAATGCTGTGAGAAACAGCCATTATCCTCAACATCCCCGTTGGTATGAGTTGTGTAATTTGTTTGGCATGTACATGATAGATGAAGCTAATATTGAGACACATGGTTTTGATCTATCTCGGCATCTGAAGCATCCTACTTCCGAACCAACTTGGGCTGCTGCCATGATGGATCGTGTAATAGGCATGGTGGAGAGAGACAAAAATCATGCATGCATTATTTCTTGGTCCTTAGGAAATGAAGCCGGATATGGTCCTAATCATTCTGCTTTAGCCG gtTGGGTGCGGGGGAGGGATTTCTCACGGCTATTGCACTATGAAGGAGGTGGATCTAGAACCCCATCTACAGATATTGTATGCCCCATGTATATGCGTGTCTGGGACATAGTGAAGattgcaaaagatccaacagaAACACGTCCTTTGATATTGTGCGA GTATTCACATGCAATGGGAAACAGCAATGGGAGTCTACACGAATATTGGGAAGCAATAGATAGCACATTTGGTCTCCAAGGAGGCTTTATCTGGGATTGGGTTGATCAG GGGCTATTGAAGGATAGTGCAGATGGTATAAAGCACTGGGCATATGGAGGTGACTTTGGGGATATTCCTAATGATTTGAATTTCTGTTTGAATGGGATTATGTGGCCAGATCGAACTCCTCATCCTGCAGTACATG aaGTCAAGTATCTCTATCAACCGATCAAGGTTTCATTAGAGAAAGGAACACTTAAG GTAACGAACGCCCAATTTTTTGAAACAACACAAGGATTGGAATTCAGTTGGGCTGCTAATGGGGACGGATGTGAACTTGGAACTGGAGTTTTATCTCTTCCCCTGATAGAACCACAGAGTAGTTTTGATATTGGATGGAAGTCGGGTCCATGGTATTCTCTATGGGATTCATCATTTGCAGAAGAATTTTTTGTAACAATATCTGTTAAGCTATTGCAGTCCACACATTGGGTTGAAGCTGGCCATATCATTTCATCTACACAAGTACAGTTGCCTACCAAAAGAGAGATCGTTCCTCAT GTCATCAAAACTACGGATGCTACCTTCCTTGGTGAAATTCTTGGGGATACAATCATAGTGAGCAGACAAAACTTTTGGGAGATAAAACTGAATGCTCAGACAGGAATAATTGAAAGCTGGAAG GTTGAAGGAGTTACTGTGATGAATAAAGGCATTCTCCCATGCTTCTGGAGGGCACCTACTGATAATGACAAAGGGGGAGATGCAAATAGTTATTTATCTAAGTGGAAAGCTGCTAATATTGATAGTCTTCTCTATATTACTGAAAACTGTTCTATACAGAATATGACAGACAGCCTTGTGAAAATTGCAGTGGGTTTTATTGCTGTCCCGAGGGGTGAGAAGGGTTCTCTCGCTCAGTTGGAAAAATCAAATGCTTTATTCAAAATTGATATGATTTACACAATATATGGCTCTGGGGATGTCATTGTGGAATGCAATGTCAAACCAAATTCTTCAAATCTTCCTCCTTTGCCTCGTGTGGGACTTGAGTTTCACTTGGTGAAGTCAATGGACAAGATAAAGTGGTATGGAAAAGGGCCATTTGAATGTTATCCGGATAGAAAAGCAGCTGCACATGTTGGGGTCTATGAGCAGAAAGTGGATGACATGCATGTTCCTTATATTGTTCCTGGGGAATGTTCGGGTAGGGCTGATGTTAGATGGGTGACATTTCAAAGCAAAGATGGATTTGGGATTTATGCTTCAATCTATGGTAGCTCTCTTCCTATGCAAATGAGTGCAAGTTACTACACCACAGCAGAGCTTGACCGGGCCACACGCAACGAAGAGCTTATTAAAGGAGATGACATTGag GTCCATCTTGACCACAAGCACATGGGATTGGGTGGAGATGATAGCTGGTCCCCTACTGTCCATGATCAGTATCTGATTCCTGCTGTACCCTACTCATTCTCCATCAGGTTGTGTCCAATAACTCAAGCCACCTCTGGTCATGACATCTACAAATCCCAACTCCAAAACTAG